The Lentzea guizhouensis genome contains a region encoding:
- a CDS encoding GNAT family N-acetyltransferase, with the protein MLRKLSEDDAPELVRVVRESLPHLRPWLEWATDSYDHATAEAFLVAAVEGWARGTLFDQAITSDGAIVGVVSAGREDDLVEIGYWLHPAHTGRGLVTRAVAEVVELAFGLPGVRRVQIWHDEANVASGAVPRRLGFTEVDRRTPPRDPRFGAEIGVDVVWELRRDQ; encoded by the coding sequence ATGCTGCGGAAGCTGAGTGAGGACGACGCGCCGGAGCTGGTGCGGGTGGTCCGTGAGTCGCTGCCGCACCTGCGACCGTGGCTCGAATGGGCCACCGACTCCTACGACCACGCCACGGCCGAGGCGTTTCTCGTTGCCGCGGTGGAAGGTTGGGCTCGCGGGACGTTGTTCGACCAGGCGATCACGAGCGACGGCGCGATCGTCGGCGTCGTGTCGGCCGGGCGCGAGGACGACCTGGTGGAGATCGGCTACTGGCTGCACCCCGCGCACACCGGCCGCGGGCTCGTCACCCGCGCGGTCGCGGAGGTGGTCGAGCTCGCGTTCGGACTGCCCGGTGTGCGCCGGGTGCAGATCTGGCACGACGAGGCGAACGTGGCGAGCGGCGCGGTGCCGCGGCGGCTCGGGTTCACCGAGGTCGACCGCCGCACACCGCCGCGCGACCCGCGGTTCGGTGCCGAGATCGGTGTGGACGTCGTGTGGGAGCTGCGCCGCGATCAGTAG